A single window of Mycosarcoma maydis chromosome 1, whole genome shotgun sequence DNA harbors:
- a CDS encoding mitochondrial 54S ribosomal protein uL1m (related to 50S ribosomal protein L1) produces the protein MSFLMPGTVVRALASAPCSSSRCFSTSAAALKKSNRARGAARKSPRNQALFAALSPRLSPRQGGLATAAVSAGGKSSQKASNNLEPKEGETLLTLEQACEQLQARGAAKRPLNAFEVHIVTSVSSHQTNALRGRIAYPKDPRTKQERLLIFAEEGSDAAEAVKEIVQSEAASSSSPSEPGIILGGSELVSQVLNNRIAGFTKVLCTNTLLSEVSKGLARSLGPKGLMPNPRRGTVVPSDDRKAILNAIRESKGAMDWRSDKVGVIRGAVGRLNFGKQDVRNNVTTLLDAIVQKVPTLGSQQAVQGTGQTKQYTPREKRSPGELKKAASIIKQVHLSSTQGPGIKLDLRDVLA, from the coding sequence ATGTCGTTCCTCATGCCCGGCACAGTGGTTCGGGCGCTGGCATCTGCTCCGTGTTCTAGCTCTCGATGCTTCAGCACCTCGGCGGCCGCGTTGAAGAAGTCGAACCGTGCTCGTGGTGCTGCGAGAAAATCGCCTCGTAACCAAGCGCTTTTCGCTGCGCTATCTCCGCGTCTTTCACCCAGACAAGGTGGTCTTGCCACAGCCGCTGTCAGTGCTGGCGGAAAGTCATCGCAAAAGGCTTCCAACAATCTGGAACCGAAGGAAGGTGAAACTCTGCTCACACTCGAACAGGCGTGCGAACAGCTTCAAGCACGCGGAGCTGCCAAGCGACCGCTGAATGCGTTCGAAGTCCACATTGTCACGTCGGTATCGTCTCATCAGACCAACGCGCTTCGAGGTCGCATCGCATATCCCAAAGATCCACGAACGAAACAGGAGCGCCTTCTGATCTTTGCCGAGGAAGGCTCGGacgctgccgaggctgTCAAGGAGATTGTGCAATCggaagcagcatcgtcttcttcaCCGTCAGAGCCGGGCATCATCCTCGGTGGCTCGGAACTCGTCTCACAGGTGCTCAACAATCGCATTGCCGGCTTTACCAAGGTTCTCTGCACCAACACTCTGCTCTCCGAGGTGTCCAAAGGCCTTGCAAGGTCACTCGGTCCCAAAGGTCTGATGCCCAATCCGCGTCGTGGAACCGTGGTACCGTCGGATGACCGCAAGGCGATCCTCAACGCTATTCGCGAGTCCAAAGGCGCTATGGATTGGCGCTCGGACAAGGTTGGCGTGATTCGAGGCGCGGTTGGCCGTCTCAACTTTGGCAAGCAGGATGTCAGGAACAACGTCACAACCTTGCTCGATGCAATTGTTCAGAAGGTACCCACGCTCGGCTCGCAGCAGGCAGTACAGGGAACAGGTCAAACCAAGCAATATACGCCGCGTGAAAAGCGGTCACCTGGCGAGCTCAAAAAGGCCGCCAGCATAATCAAGCAGGTCCACCTCAGCTCAACACAAGGTCCAGGAATTAAACTCGACCTCCGTGATGTACTCGCCTAA
- a CDS encoding uncharacterized protein (related to ALK1 - protein kinase) has product MSFLSGNTKKVSVYGRKAEVRVVNRQSTFISLEKDENDPFGFFKPQTKPRATYGRSRASVLPSTLRLKHDEPDDETFDHLSATNQSSAPQTCDSSSSSQPASSSPTASSPSYIRSSPVKKDKHSRRKRDVLSDKIFNEDDAVAAKSLVHSSPNKAATKAPAKSAVDATPKQRRSKTSKDAVDDPPTFRKSTAVTAPTFAVPSLPTGSTSPATQPAGRTSRRAAQAARMAIQDYDFTDRDMTPRRPVPTKSYFAEKARQLAQLSIEEKGQHFQQQNQCPSPRKTATNAARKPPRRSTVSRPRHTTTRRSAPSSAIAVSDSSLSSCNGISDSSFDAGGTSQSSFSLVGTSSDDSFVGMSNKSTSVTKAKARQNQRVTRRIAATSDDEDDEPEKQASDDQDPTLQLAAQVADLDVSGGDEATSTEDHLSDLLASVSQTKPKSFADVVQQLRSSSTSTKATPLCRRVEKIGEASYSEVFKISASCRADEDGQEAVVLKIIPISAPTCAQTSSNVKNDELPSTSSAADVEREIRLMQLVGRELRASDSFVSLRAAHVVRGAYPAALLQAWDRWDAKRRAKTGEGAENVRPHVLGRQQVYAVLVMTDGGTDLESLRIKSWLQAASIFWQVVGGLGTMEAKYEFEHRDLHWGNILVQAVVQDACAETRVEDKVSSWLLNPSVSGVKATVIDFTLSRACTTSGATNTKSRSKKTEVLYYPFDDESLFQGSGDTQFEVYREMRIATQGSWQAYCPTTNVLWLRYLAHKLVHVKCKSHKIPKASNDLDAQRELRAYTVLQNAVTELDDAVQKLLKRATGSRRLATGASRSLHPRTARSALPSSAAGGARKGRATMAVTPPLNALDEETTLESAAQLKAYLD; this is encoded by the coding sequence ATGTCCTTCCTCTCGGGCAACACCAAAAAGGTGTCGGTGTACGGCCGCAAAGCGGAAGTCAGGGTCGTAAACCGACAGAGCACCTTCATCTCACTCGAGAAGGATGAGAATGACCCTTTCGGCTTTTTCAAGCCACAAACGAAACCAAGGGCCACCTATGGCAGATCCAGAGCCTCCGTGCTGCCATCCACATTACGTCTGAAACATGACGAGCCGGACGACGAGACTTTCGACCACCTTTCAGCAACCAACCAAAGCTCAGCACCCCAGACTTGCGACTCTAGCTCTTCCTCTCAGCCAGCTTCCAGCTCTCCTACCGCTTCTTCACCCAGTTACATCCGCTCCTCACCTGTCAAAAAGGACAAACATAGTCGGCGGAAAAGGGATGTGCTCTCCGACAAGATCTTCAACGAAGATGACGCGGTGGCCGCCAAATCACTTGTTCATTCCAGCCCCAACAAGGCTGCTACAAAAGCCCCCGCCAAAAGTGCTGTTGACGCAACCCCTAAGCAACGTCGGAGCAAGACCAGTAAGGATGCCGTCGACGACCCTCCAACGTTCCGAAAGTCGACCGCAGTCACAGCACCCACATTCGCTGTGCCCAGTTTGCCAACCGGATCGACGTCACCAGCAACTCAGCCAGCTGGCAGAACGTCACGGCGAGCGGCTCAAGCGGCACGTATGGCCATCCAAGACTATGACTTCACCGACAGAGACATGacacctcgtcgtccggTTCCCACCAAGTCGTATTTTGCTGAGAAGGCTCGACAGCTGGCCCAACTCTCGATCGAAGAGAAGGGTCAGCActttcagcagcagaaTCAATGCCCAAGTCCACGCAAGACAGCAACCAACGCAGCTCGCAAACCCCCTCGAAGGTCCACAGTCTCGAGACCACGGCACACAACTACCCGGAGATCGGCACCGTCATCTGCCATTGCTGTTTCGGACTCATCGCTATCCTCGTGCAATGGTATTTCAGACTCATCTTTTGACGCTGGAGGCACCAGCCAGTCGTCTTTCAGCCTGGTCGGCACCAGCAGTGATGACTCCTTTGTAGGGATGAGTAACAAATCGACCTCTGTGACAAAGGCCAAAGCTAGGCAGAATCAGCGCGTTACCCGCCGTATCGCTGCAACcagtgatgacgaggatgacgagccCGAAAAGCAAGCTTCAGATGACCAAGATCCTACCCTTCAactcgctgctcaagtcgctGATCTAGACGTGTCGGGCGGTGACGAGGCGACCTCAACTGAAGACCACCTCTCTGATCTGCTCGCTTCCGTCTCTCAGACCAAGCCAAAATCCTTCGCGGACGTCGTCCAACAGttgcgctcaagctcgacctcTACCAAAGCGACTCCTCTGTGCCGACGAGTGGAAAAGATTGGCGAAGCAAGCTATAGCGAGGTCTTCAAGATCTCCGCATCATGCCGagccgacgaggatggtCAAGAGGCAGTTGTGCTCAAGATCATTCCCATCTCAGCGCCGACTTGCGCTCAAACTAGCAGCAACGTCAAAAATGACGAGTTGCCATCCACTTCATCCGCTGCCGACGTTGAACGAGAGATCCGCCTAATGCAGCTCGTTGGACGCGAGTTGCGTGCCTCGGACTCGTTTGTCTCGCTTCGTGCGGCGCATGTCGTGCGAGGGGCGTATCCAGCCGCTCTGCTGCAAGCTTGGGACCGATGGGACGCCAAACGCCGTGCAAAGACTGGTGAAGGCGCAGAAAACGTTCGACCTCACGTTCTGGGTCGTCAACAAGTTTATGCTGTGCTTGTCATGACCGACGGCGGAACGGATCTGGAGAGTCTCAGGATCAAGTCTTGGCTGCAAGCAGCTTCGATTTTTTGGCAGGTCGTCGGCGGGCTGGGCACAATGGAGGCGAAGTACGAGTTTGAGCACCGCGATTTGCATTGGGGCAACATCCTCGTTCAGGCTGTTGTGCAGGATGCATGCGCCGAGACTCGCGTCGAGGACAAGGTATCAAGTTGGCTACTCAACCCGAGCGTTTCTGGAGTAAAGGCTACGGTGATCGACTTTACCCTCTCGCGTGCTTGCACGACGTCGGGtgccaccaacaccaaaaGCAGGTCTAAGAAGACCGAGGTGTTGTACTACCCcttcgacgacgagtcgcTCTTTCAAGGTTCGGGTGATACGCAATTCGAAGTCTATCGCGAGATGCGAATCGCCACGCAGGGCTCGTGGCAAGCCTACTGCCCCACGACTAACGTGCTCTGGCTGCGATACCTTGCGCATAAACTCGTCCATGTCAAGTGCAAATCGCACAAGATACCCAAAGCATCGAACGATCTCGACGCGCAGCGTGAACTGCGAGCGTACACGGTACTGCAAAATGCAGTGACTGAGTTGGACGATGCAgtgcagaagctgctgaAGCGTGCGACTGGATCAAGGAGGTTAGCGACGGGAGCAAGCAGGTCGCTTCATCCCAGGACGGCTAGGTCTGCTCTTCCGTCATCAGCGGCAGGTGGAGCCAGGAAAGGAAGGGCAACCATGGCGGTGACCCCGCCGTTGAATGCGTTGGATGAAGAAACGACTCTGGAATCCGCGGCTCAACTCAAGGCATACTTGGATTAA
- a CDS encoding putative bifunctional purine biosynthetic protein ade1 — translation MHVQQEPAHKRAKMASSTLNIPFESMLPSPAPLRVLILGSGGREHAIANHFLRSPRVEHVFCAPGNGGTASLGPKCTNIDSPKASGDFSQITAWAVQNDINLCFPGPEQPLVDGVELAFRKVGIPVFGPSPVAAQMEGSKTFAKAFMHKYNIPTAAFQSFDATQVQECLAYIQELGGAQHVVLKASGLAAGKGVLLPESDQEARVGVEDILVNKVFGDAGSSLLIEQRLVGPELSVLAFSDGYTITALPGCQDHKRIGEGDTGPNTGGMGAYTPAPEGLVDDLPARIRKEVLVPTIDGMRAEGYPFVGMLFVGLMLTADGPKVLEYNVRFGDPETEAVLELLDESQTSLADIVLACVQRRLDSVKPVVRNQHAVSIVLASQGYPGKYPTGVPITIGPVPQNVTVYHAGTKIDATGTLVTAGGRVIAVSAFGNTLQEAVELAYKGVDAVQFEGKTFRRDIAHRALKPAAGKSTGVGLTYAAAGVDIDAGNSLVEAIKPLAKSTRRPGCDASLGGFGGTFDLKAIGMRDPVLVSGTDGVGTKLRVALDMGKHDTVGIDLVAMSVNDLLVQGAAPLYFLDYFACSKLSVPVATSVISGIAEGCRQAKCGLIGGETAEMPGMYDGDDYDLAGFAVGAVEREALLPLLDQLKAGDVLVGLHSSGVHSNGFSLVRKILARSGLSLSAPCPWSAEKDGSVPAATLGDALIAPTRIYVEALTPLFAEPHGLLALSHITGGGFTENIPRILSPGKGVEIDLASWQRPALFDWLQATGNVEPEEMARTFNNGIGMVLIVQEAQKERILSLLSQAGERPVVMGRVIDGEGVHYINLQSWSL, via the coding sequence ATGCACGTGCAACAAGAACCTGCTCACAAGCGTGCAAAGATGGCCTCGTCCACTCTCAACATTCCCTTTGAGTCGATGCTCCCATCGCCCGCGCCGCTCCGTGTGCTCATCCTCGGCTCCGGTGGACGTGAACATGCGATTGCCAACCACTTTCTCCGTTCGCCTCGCGTAGAGCACGTCTTCTGCGCTCCCGGTAACGGCGGTACCGCCAGCCTCGGTCCTAAATGCACCAACATCGACTCGCCCAAGGCTTCCGGCGATTTCAGCCAAATCACGGCTTGGGCTGTTCAAAATGACATCAACCTCTGCTTCCCCGGTCCAGAACAGccgctcgtcgatggcgtcgagcttgccttTCGCAAAGTCGGCATCCCCGTCTTCGGCCCCTCGCCCGTTGCCGCTCAGATGGAAGGCTCCAAGACCTTTGCCAAGGCTTTCATGCACAAATACAACATTCCCACCGCTGCCTTCCAGTCGTTCGATGCCACTCAGGTGCAAGAGTGTCTCGCCTACATCCAAGAGCTTGGCGGTGCCCAGCACGTCGTTCTTAAGGCGTCCGGtctggctgctggcaaGGGTGTTCTTCTCCCGGAGTCCGACCAAGAGGCCCGTGTAGGTGTCGAGGATATTCTCGTCAACAAGGTctttggcgatgctggctcatcgctcttgatcgagcAGAGGCTTGTCGGTCCCGAGCTCTCGGTGCTCGCTTTCTCCGACGGATACACCATCACTGCTCTCCCCGGCTGCCAGGACCACAAGCGCATCGGCGAAGGCGACACTGGCCCCAACACAGGAGGTATGGGAGCCTACACCCCCGCACCCGAAggtctcgtcgacgacctcCCCGCTCGTATCCGCAAAGAGGTGCTCGTCCCCACCATCGATGGTATGCGTGCCGAAGGCTACCCCTTTGTCGGCATGCTCTTTGTCGGTCTCATGCTCACCGCCGACGGTCCCAAGGTGCTCGAATACAACGTCCGCTTCGGCGACCCCGAAACCGAGGCCGTGCTCGAATTGCTCGATGAGTCTCAGACCAGCCTTGCTGATATTGTGCTGGCCTGCGTCCAAcgtcgactcgactcggtTAAGCCCGTTGTACGCAACCAGCACGCCGTCAGCATCGTTCTCGCCAGCCAGGGCTACCCTGGCAAGTACCCTACCGGCGTCCCCATCACCATTGGTCCGGTTCCCCAGAACGTCACCGTCTACCACGCCGGTACCAAGATTGATGCTACTGGAACGCTTGTCACTGCTGGTGGCCGTGTCATTGCCGTCTCAGCATTTGGCAACACGCTCCAAGAGGCCGTCGAACTCGCCTACAAAGGTGTCGACGCTGTTCAGTTTGAGGGTAAGACTTTCCGTCGCGACATTGCTCACCGTGCGCTTAAGCCTGCGGCTGGCAAATCGACGGGTGTCGGTCTCACTTACGCCGCCGCTGGTGTTGACATCGATGCCGGAaactcgctcgtcgaggcCATCAAGCCTCTGGCCAAGTCGACGCGTCGACCCGGTTGCGATGCCTCGCTCGGCGGCTTTGGTGGTACCTTTGACCTCAAGGCCATCGGCATGCGAGACCCAGTGCTGGTCTCTGGTACTGACGGTGTCGGAACAAAGCTTCGcgttgcgctcgacatggGCAAACACGATACCGTCGGTATCGACCTGGTTGCCATGTCGGTCAATGACCTTCTCGTGCAGGGTGCAGCCCCCCTCTACTTTCTCGACTACTTTGCGTGCTCCAAGCTGAGCGTCCCTGTGGCCACTTCAGTCATCTCGGGTATTGCTGAGGGTTGCCGACAGGCCAAGTGTGGTCTCATTGGAGGCGAGACTGCCGAGATGCCAGGCATGTACGACGGTGACGACTACGACCTTGCTGGTTTTGCCGTTGGTGCCGTCGAGCGTGAGGCACTTTTGCCActgctcgaccagctcaagGCTGGCGATGTGCTCGTAGGTCTCCATAGCTCCGGTGTCCACTCGAACggcttctcgctcgttCGCAAGATTCTCGCCCGGTCCGGTCTTTCGCTGTCCGCGCCTTGCCCCTGGTCGGCAGAGAAGGACGGCTCTGTGCCTGCTGCCACCCTCGGCGATGCGCTCATCGCGCCCACACGAATCTACGTTGAGGCGCTTACGCCGCTGTTTGCCGAGCCACACGGCCTGCTGGCCCTGTCGCACATCACCGGTGGTGGATTCACAGAAAATATTCCGCGAATCCTCTCGCCCGGAAAGGGTGTTGAGATCGACCTTGCATCATGGCAGAGGCCCGCGCTTTTCGACTGGTTGCAAGCTACAGGCAACGTCGAGCCGGAAGAAATGGCCAGGACATTTAACAACGGCATCGGCATGGTGCTCATCGTCCAAGAGGCGCAAAAGGAGAGGATCTTGAGTCTGCTCAGCCAGGCGGGCGAGCGCCCCGTCGTCATGGGCCGTGTGATTGACGGTGAGGGTGTCCACTACATCAACTTGCAAAGCTGGTCGCTCTGA